From one bacterium genomic stretch:
- the hypD gene encoding hydrogenase formation protein HypD: MRSMKMCLETIRVTLARIDKPPAFMEVCGTHTMSAFRSGLRSILPSGISLLSGPGCPVCVTPSGYVEQAVALSENKDVIITTFGDLLRVPGQNGSLEKARARGGDIRVVYSPLDALALAKQETKREVVFLGVGFETTTPAIAGTIKLAEQNGITNFTVFPAHKTMPPAMTALLKDQDVRVDGFICPGHVSVIIGYDAYLPLSREYHIPCVVAGFEPEDMVAAIERLVLQVAENKAEVENVYSRSVTQEGNTAAQELMTDVFHPVDAVWRGLGMIPGSGLDIKENYADFDSRKKFGLGRDLSAAEPVGCKCGDILRGTRLPPDCVLFGKACTPENPVGACMVSSEGTCAAYFKYGRK; the protein is encoded by the coding sequence ATGCGATCAATGAAAATGTGTCTGGAAACCATTCGGGTAACCCTTGCCCGTATTGACAAACCTCCGGCGTTTATGGAAGTTTGCGGGACACATACCATGAGCGCTTTTCGTTCCGGGTTGCGGTCAATTCTGCCGTCCGGCATTTCGCTGCTCTCGGGCCCGGGGTGTCCGGTCTGTGTCACCCCATCGGGCTATGTGGAACAGGCGGTGGCACTTTCTGAAAATAAGGATGTTATCATCACAACGTTTGGGGATCTCTTGCGGGTTCCGGGACAAAACGGATCTCTGGAAAAAGCGCGCGCCCGGGGCGGAGATATTCGTGTGGTGTATTCACCGCTGGATGCATTGGCGCTGGCAAAGCAAGAAACAAAACGGGAAGTGGTTTTTCTGGGAGTTGGGTTTGAAACCACCACACCTGCGATTGCGGGTACGATCAAACTGGCGGAACAAAACGGGATTACGAATTTCACGGTTTTTCCCGCGCACAAGACAATGCCGCCGGCCATGACAGCGCTTTTAAAAGACCAGGATGTCCGGGTGGATGGATTTATCTGTCCCGGGCACGTGAGTGTGATCATTGGGTATGACGCGTACCTGCCACTGAGCCGGGAATATCATATCCCTTGCGTGGTGGCAGGTTTTGAACCGGAAGACATGGTGGCTGCAATCGAGCGGCTGGTTTTACAGGTCGCAGAGAATAAGGCTGAGGTTGAAAATGTGTACTCGCGCAGTGTTACTCAAGAAGGCAACACTGCGGCCCAGGAATTGATGACAGATGTTTTCCACCCTGTCGATGCTGTCTGGCGGGGACTGGGGATGATCCCGGGGAGCGGTTTGGATATCAAAGAAAACTACGCTGATTTTGACAGCCGGAAAAAATTCGGTCTGGGTAGAGATTTATCAGCTGCGGAACCTGTCGGGTGTAAATGCGGCGATATCCTGCGCGGGACCCGGTTGCCTCCGGACTGTGTGCTTTTCGGGAAAGCCTGTACACCGGAAAATCCAGTCGGTGCTTGCATGGTTTCCAGCGAGGGAACTTGTGCGGCGTATTTTAAATATGGACGGAAATAA